The DNA region CTAAGGTTATTCCGCCGGCCAAGATAAAGAGGCCGATCAGGGTTACGCCCAGGGGAATATCCCGCCGGACGGTGTAACTGAGGGTCATCAGGATAATAATATAGAGCAATAGGGGAAATATGTTCCGGAGTGTGGCAATAAATTCAGCCAGTTTTACCGGGGGACCTGCGGGTATGGTCCTGGCGGCGTCCGCCGAAAGTTGGAGGTAATTCAGGACTCCCGCCACGGCAAAGACGATGATAAAGCAGAGGCTGAAAAAAAGCACCAACCGGGCTATATTTTTCATTACTCAAGCCTAGCATGGTAAAACCGTGAATGCAAGCAACAGGGGAAGCTTCCTGTGCAGGAACCGAAAATTACTTTGTTCCTGCACGACTTATGCACAACGTAATACTTGATGTTTTTGCACTGCTTTTTCCGGGCTTATGGTTTTTTTCGCTATTTTTAACAAGTAAAAACATTATATACAGTAAATAAAGACTATAATTTATTATAATATAATGAATTATAAATCAGGCTTAAAAGGAGGGCTGTATAGAAAATATCAGAATGTATAAAAACAGATACACGGCAGCCTCTTTTCCCAAGGTATCAACGCTTTATCCACAGGGCTTTAACAGGGTTTTTCAACCACCCTAATTCATTCAGAAGTGGAGCCGGGCAGGGCCTTCATTTTTTCTTTTAATTCCAGGAGCATCATATCCGCGCTGGTATCTGACTTTTCCAGCTCCGCAAACTTCTTTTCCAGGTCATTGTCGGCGGAAAAATCGTCCAGTTCCTTGGCGGCATCAGCCTGGGCTTCCATCTGGTCTACCTTCTGGGCCATACGGTCAAAGGCATCAAAGGCGGTCCGGTTGCCGGAGACGCTGGAAATGGTGTTCTGTATCTTCTGCTGGGCTTCCGCCCGTTTTGCCCGAGCTACCAGGAGATTCTTCTTTCGCGAAGCCTCTTCAATCTTATTTTGCAATTCACGGAGGGATTCCTTGAGCTTGTCCACCGAAGCTTTCTGGGCTTCCCACTGTTTGCGGTACTCGGCGCTGCTGTTTGTGTATTCCTGCTGACGGAGCAGGGCCTCTCTGGCCAGGTCGTCCTTGCCCGCCCGTACCGCCAGCATGGCCTTTTTCTCCCAGTCCTGGGCTTGGGCTTCCTGGTTTGCCGTTTCCCGCTCAAGCTTTTTTTCGTCCGCTATGGCCATGGCCACCGCTTTTTTAGATTCGATAAGCTGGGTATTCATATCGATCAACAGCTGGTTGAGCATTTTTTCCGGGTTTTCGGCTTTATTGATTATATCATTCACATTTGAAGAGATAAGGGTTTTTAATCTTGAAAAAATTCCCATGTATATGACCTCCCGGCTGGCTTGCCGTAAAAATTATCGGTATTTACTTAAAATTGGATAGTGCTGAATCAGGGCCAGGCTAAAGGCGTCCAGGGAAGCCCGGAATTCGGTAAAATCCATGGTATCGTATTCTAAAGTATCAATTAAAACTATCTTATCGCCCTCCAGGGCATAGGCGCCATGCACCAGATCATTGGAATTCAATTCTAGGAGCTTGGTGAACAGTTCCAGTTGGTTTCTTTTCGGGGTGTCCATGACAACTGCCCGCAGGATCACCAGGGGTTCGCTCAGGGCTACCGCTACACCCTGCAGAGCATGTTCTTCATCATCAATCAGCCAGACATTAGTGTCCGCTTCCTGATACGAAAGCATTAGATCAATAAGGTATTGTTCTACTTTATTTTCCGCCATGCCAGACCCTCCGGAAAAGAATCATAAACCGAGCTTATCCAAGGAACACTTGTCCGGAATTGTCGATTGCCAGGATGGTTTTACATTCGGAACACCGGAAGCGGCCGGGTTTGAGGGCCTTAAGTTTTTTGGAACAGATGGGGCACGAAAAGACCTTGGGGAAAAGGGAAAGCTGTTCCCCGGTTGTGCCGCTTCGGAAAAAGTTTACCGAATCATCCAGATTGTCTTTGATATTGAAAAACTGGGAAAATCCCAGCAATTGGAATACCTCATATACCTTTGGCTGGATTTCCAGAAGCACCAGGTCACCCCCTCGGGGTTTAACGGACTTCAGGAAGGCGGTAAAGGAGCCTATGCCGGTGGAAGAAACGTAGTTAAGTCCCCCGCATTGAAAGACCAGGCGTATAAAGCCTGACTCAATAGCTTTGGCTACCCGTTTTTGGAAATAATTGGAATTGTAGGTGTCAATATAACCGGAAAGATACAGAACAAGACAACCCTCTACTTCTGCAATCTTTTGCAGCTTTATCTTGAGGCTTTCATCTTTTTCGTCGTCAAACCCGGCAATAATCTCGTTATTAGTCATAACGCTCCCTTCGCCCAAAAATCAACCCTCCATCAGATGTCTATACGAACTTATTACTTTATAATATCGACAGATTATACTTCTTTCTATAATATAATCTCGTTTATGGTTTGTCAAATATACCTATTCGTATATTAAAATAATATCAACTCTAACATATTACAATACCAGTTCGTCGTCAACCTGTATAAAAGCCAGGAAGCGTACCCTGCCCAATATTGTTAAAATTGGATAAAATGAATCATGTATCTTTCAGATCTGGTGATTATCCTCTGCCGCCCCTCTGAATCCGGAAATGTGGGAGCGGTTTGCCGGGCTATGATGAACATGGGCCTGAGCCGGCTGCGCCTGGTTGCTCCGTTTCCTCTGGAAGATGAGGTAGTCCGAGCTCGGGCGGTCCACGCGGAACAGGTTTGGGAGGAGGCGGAGACCTTTGACACCCTTTCCGCCGCAGCGGCGGACCTGTCTCTGGTTATAGGCACTACCCGCCGCCGGGGCCGGCACCGCAAGTCCGTCACCCTGACTCCGGAGGAATGCGCTGCCTTCTTCCGGGGCCACCCTGGCCAGGCCGCCCTGGTTTTCGGCAACGAACGTACCGGCCTGGAGGCGGAGGAACTGAATTTTTGCAGCCTGGCCTCCCATATCCCGGCGAACGAAGCCTTCCCATCCCTGAATCTTTCCCATGCGGTCCAGCTTTACGCCTACCAGTTCTTCCGCCTACTTGCCCCTGCCCCGGGGACCGCCCCGGCTGAATTTGGCTCCGGCCTGGTGGATGCCGCTCCGCGAACCTTCCCCAGCCAAACCGTAAAGGGAACCTGGGTCCCCCTGGACCGAACCTCTGCGGATACCCTGGCCAAATCAATGACCAATACCCTGGCTAGCCTGGGTTTCTATAAACAGCCCGGCCGGGAGGATCAGGAGCGGCTCTTTCGGGATTTAATCGCCCGGGCCGGCCTGTCTGAGCGGGAAGGGCGGTATTTGGGGGAGATTTTTTCAAAGGCCCTGATGCTGGCGGGGAAGAAAGGGAACCCTAGTTCCGATTCTTCTTAAACAACCGGTAAATCACCAGCAGTATTTTATAGTAAAAATAGGGAAAAATTCTAAAAAACCGCAAAGGGTGCTGAAAACAGTAGCCTATCCACTCAAAGCCACCCTCAAAGATCCTCCGGGAAGGGCGCCGTTTCCGTTCCGCAAAAACATCAAAAATGTCGCTGCACCAGAGCCGGAGCCCGGGATTGAGTTGGCCGCTGTTTCGGGCGATCCACCGTTCTTCGCCGTGGACTCCCTTACCGATGAGCAACAGTGAAGGCGCTGCCTTGCGTATGGCTTCCAGTATGGAGGCCTCATCCTGGCGCCTGAAGTTTCCCACAAAGCGGCCTACTATCCGGAGATTCGGGAAGGTCTGGCGTATGTTCTTTTCAGCTTTTTTAAGGATCCGGGCTTTGGCACCTAAAAGGTAGACCGACAATTCCCGATTTTCCAGGACGGTCAGCAGGTTGATGATAAAATCAAAGGGCATATACCGGAATGGGGTTTTGCCGGTTAAAAAACGCGCTCCCCCAACCAGGCTTTTTGAGATGGGGACGATCAGGGACGCAGTCTCTACGAACGAACGGTACTCATTATTCCCCCTGGCTCGCAGGAGATCCCATAGGGACAGTAAGATGATGTTTTTGCCCTTAACGGTCCCCTTTTCCGCTGTGGGGAGCTTGCCGGCTGAAGCCGATGCTGGAAGATCCGCAAAGAGTAGCTTATAAACCGTAGGGGCTAAAGATTCCTGGGGCACTATATCCAGGGGGACCCTGAGCATATTGATCCGTTCTACCTGTCGGGGTATTTCAAGGTCCACGTTTTATTCTCCAAAAGAATGACCCGCACCGCCGCAGCTGCATACAGGGCGGCGGTTTCGGTTCTCAAAATAGTGTTTCCTATTACCAGGGGCTTAAACCCTGCAGCTAAAAACCGGCTTAGTTCATCAGGTGAAAATCCACCTTCCGGTCCCACCGCGAGGGCAACCAAATCGGGGTTTATACTAAGATAATCGTGAAAAGTATCCCGTGCAAGGGGTCCGACAGACCCCCGGGGTCCAGTGGACATCTGGGGGGTCTGGTGGAGGATGATCCCCAGGGGCCGCTCGCACTTTTTCCGCAGTTCCCCCCAATACTCCAGCAGGGCTTCCACAGTACAGGGCGCTTCGATTTCCGTAGCAATTGAGGAGCCGCTTTGCTGTCTGGCTTCCTTTATGATACGCCGCCACCGTTCCACCCGGCCCGCTTTATCCTGCTCGTCCTTTTCCACGAAGCCCCTGGGTACCGCATAATCGGAAATAAAGGGGCGGATTTCGTTAATGCCCCCCTCAGTGGCCTGACGTACAATGAGGTCCAATTTAGCCCCCTTGGGAAGTGCCTGGAACAGGATGATAGGGGGCAGGGCAGTTTCGTCAATGAGTTCCACAGGGAGACATTCCCCGGTAAGCACCCCGCCGGCCAAGGACTGCACCAACACCCGGACTTTCACCCCGGTGCTTTCGCGGGAAGTTCCGGCATCAGCTTCTGCCGAGGGATTCGCCCGGGGGGGCAGCAGGGCCTCGAAAACGGCCCCTTCTTTGAGCCGCCGGACCCGAACCAGGTAGTGGAAATCCTTACCCGAAAGCCGGACCACCCCTCCGGAATCCGGCGCTTCGTTCAGGATGAACTGTTTCATTGTTTTATGACGCCAGGGCGGTTTCCTCTACAGTGGCCTCGTTTTGCAGTTCCCTCAAGGTCTTGGTAGTTTGCATTAACTGGCCGAAGTTTCCATTTTGCAGAATATTCACCGCTTCCTGGAGCTGTACATCGTATTCCAGATCGTACACCGGGGCAATGGCGGTCCGGGTCTGCTCGTTCCAGATTAAGCGGCGGAGCAGGGTGAGATCAATCATGTATTCGGTGTTTAATTCCTTGGCAAAGGTGTCCACCCTGGCTGGGCTTGCATCGGGATTGGCCTCCACAAAGGCGGGGATTTTATTGTCTGTGATAAGGGCGCTTAACTTTTCCGCCTCATCGTTGGTGAATTCCGGGAACAGCACCTCCCGATCCGGGGGGATGCCGATTTTGTCAATGTTTACATCACTGGGGGTATAGTACCGGGCTGTCGTAATCCTGAACCCCGCCTTTTCCAGGGGGAAAACCTGCTGGACCGAGCCTTTGCCATAGGATTTTTCTCCCACCAGATAAGCTCGGCCCCGGTCTTTCAAGGCGCCTGCCACGATCTCCGATGCCGAGGCGGAACCCCGGTTGATCAGGACCACAATAGGAATATTCGAAGGAACCACGGCGCCCCGCCGGGCAGTAAATACGGCGTTTTCCGAAGAAATCCGGGACTTGGTGGATACCACCACCCCGCCCTCCAGGAAGAGATCGCTGATCCCTACCGCAGAATGGAGGAGCCCTCCATAGTTATTCCGCAGATCCAGGATAAAACTCGTATAGCCCTGATTTTTAAAATCCTCCAGGGCTTCCCTGGTCCGGTCTACGCTCATGGGGGTAAAGGTAAGAAGTTTGAGGTACCCTATCTTTTCGATCATGGCATGTTTCACCGTGGGAACTTCGATAATGGCCCTGGTGAGGGTCACCGGGAATACCAGCTTTTCCCCCCGGCGGATCAGGAGCCGCACATCCACCCCGGGGGCGCCCCGGAGACGGCTTAGCACTTCGTCCATGGTCAGGGCATCGGTGGATTCATCGTTTATCTCCACGATCAGATCTCCAGGGCTTATCCCCGCCCTGGCGCCCGGGGTGTCCTCAATGGGGGAGGCAACTTCCACATAGGCGGGCTTGCCATCGGGCCGGGCGCCTGTGGGTTTGGAAATATACAGCCCTACGCCGCCGAAATTCCCCTGGGTGGTATCGTTTAAATCGGACATAGCCGATTCGGGCAAAAAAGCTGTGTAGGGATCACCCAGGGCATTGAACATGCCGGTCATGGTGCCTTCGTAGAGGACTTTCGGATCCACCTCTTCCACATACCGCTTCTGAATAAAATCAAATACGCTTTGAATAATTGAGGTGTACTTTTTCGAGTCCTGTTCCTCCCCCTGAGCTGAGGCCCGGGGTACGGAGACAAAGATAAAAACGGCGCATAGGACCAGGGTCGCCACAAACCATAATACAGGTATCTTTTGCGGGTTTTTTTGCGGAACATTCTGTAAAGTTTCCCCGGATTGCAGTTCGGTGTTATAATCCATATTATCACATCCTTTTTATAAGCCTTTATACTTTTCGGCGTTTCCGGCTTAAAAACACGAATTTTAATTGTAGAGAACCAAAAAGCTTTGTCAATCCGCTACCGTAAATGTTTCAGCCCGCTCAGGATGAAGAGGCTGTTTGCGTTACATATTGCGGCAAACCGTTCAAAATCCGCCTTGGTTTCCGTATCCGAGCCTGAAAGGATCAGATCCTGGCCGTGACGGAGGTACCAGAGATAGTGCCGATCTTTGATTTGGAGCCGAACCTTATGAGCGGCGCTTTCAGTTTCCAGCTGTCGTTCCAGGAATTCCGCCAAGGCAACGTGGTTATCATCCCCTGCGAGGGAATAAATGGTCGTATCGGAAATAAAAACGACCACCCGGCGAAACCCTTCCCCAAGACAGGCATCGTTTCGAAACCCGTCAACAATGAGGTTCTGTTTTCCCAGGCTCAGATCGTAGCCCTGGAGACGGAGTTGTTTCCGAAGTTCCGTCAGCTCCGAGCGTATACGCTGGGTAACATCGGGATTGCGGGAAGCAGTTTGCAGTTCCGAGCGCCAAACCCTGAGCTGAATTTCGTAGGCGTCCATCTTCCCGGTTCTGCTTAAAAAAACAGTGGTTTCGGAAAGAAGTTTCCATACATCGGAAAATTTGTCCGAAAGTATATCAGTTAGCCGTGTTGTTTTCTTTTTTTCCATTCGATATCCTGATTCACCTTCCATCAACCTCTATAGTATACTAAAATATAAATAAAATGAGAATATTAGTCGTTTCGGATATACATGCCAATTTGGCTGCCCTTGAGGCGGTACTGGAAAAAACCCAGGGGGATCGGGACGAAATTGTCTGCCTGGGGGATCTGGTCGGCTACGGCCCGGACCCCCGGGAATGTATCGCCCGGGTAAAGGAAGTCTGCGCCCTTATTCTGGGGGGCAACCACGATTTAGCAGCCGGGGGAGCAATCGGGCTTGCCAATTTTGCGGATCATTCCCGGGCTGCTATAGAGTGGACCATCCCCCGATTGAGCCCTGAAGACCGGGAGTACCTTTCCAAACTTCCCCTGAAAACCGGCTACCGGGACCTGCTCCTATCCCACGGAAACCCCCGGGATCCCCTTTGGGGCTACATTTTTTCCCAATACGATGCGGAGACAGCCTTTAGCTTTATGGAAAGCAGCGCCGTTATCTGCTGTTTTTTTGGCCATACCCATGTGCCATCATTTTTTCTGGAAAGCCGGGAACAAGGTTCTTGTCTAGTCGGGTATGGTGAGCCGGACTTGATTATTGAAACTCACGGAACTTCCAGCGCAGCTTCCCGCGGTGAAAAGCCCCAGGGGGAGCTGCGCGAGGAAGGGCCACTCAGGGAGCTCCACCGGAATAACCGGGTTTTACTTAATCCGGGGAGCGTGGGGTTTCCGCGAAATGAGCCGGACGCATACAGTCCCCGTCGGGGCAGGTACGGCGCAGCCCGGTATGCTCTGTTCGATACCGAGTCGGGAATCTGGCAGTTCAAGCGCATTGAGTACGATATGCAGGATACTGCGAAGCGGATGAAACAGCAGGGACTGAGGTAGGGCAGGGGAGCCGGGGTGGGTCACCCCTTTTTTATTTAAGGGCCTTTTTTAATTCTTCTTTTACATATTCTATATCTTTATTATGTAGTATTGGTATTAATTTTCTGATTTCACTAACCGGTAAATCCCACCATTTCAATTTTAACATTATTTCTATTAATTCATTGCCAAACCTTTTTCTGATAATTTTTGCAGGATTTCCGGCCATTATTGTATAAGGTTCTACATCTCTTCCTACAACACTTCTCGTTCCAATTATTGCCCCATCACCTATTTTTATTCCGGGCAATATTGTAGAATTTTGCCCTATCCATACATCATTTCCAATAATTGTGTCCCCTTTTGTTTGAATTTCATCCGGGGATACAATTTCATTCCATTTTTTGAATATATTAAAGGGAAACGTTGACACACAATTCATTTGATGGTTTGCTCCATTCATAATAAATTCAACACCGGCTGCTATTTGGCAAAACTTTCCTATGATTAATTTATCATTGAGCCATTCATAATGATGGGTAACCTGTTTTTCAAAATCATCGCCGCTGAAATAAGTAAAATCCCCTACGATAATATTTTTGTTTTTGATTGTAGGTTTTATATTGATTAACATATTTAGATTAGGTATAGGAAATATCATATCAGGATCGGGCAATTCATTATTCTCCATTATATCCTCCAGAATATATTTTCTGCTGTTCAAGGCCTTACAATCCCGGCGCCCCCCGCAAGGGTATATCATCATAGCGCCCCGAATTATTCCAGTAGGTGAGCCCGTTTGCCCCGGCGTCACGGACGCCTTCAACCTGGCGGCGCACATAGTCCGGGTTGTAATACTGTCGGTCATAGGAAACGTTGAGAAAGAATGCCTGCACATAGGGGCGGACTATGATTTGCCCACGGCCTATGCGCTCGGTGCGCTGGCTACCCTGGAAGTAGATACGGTAGGGACGTTGTTCCGCAGGGGATTGGGCCAGGAAATCCTGCTCAAAGTGGCTGGGGTAGTACATGGGGCAAATCACGTCCACATAGGGGGCTAAGAGCTCCACTTCCTGGCCGGTACGGGCGCCGGTGCGGTACCAGCCATTGGCGCCGTAGATGTCTATGGAAATGGGGGCGGTGATACGGGAACGTATGTGCCGCAGGAAGGAGAGGATGGCGCTGTCCATGTCCATGCCGTTTTCCCGCCAGCGATACTGCGCGTCACCGAGGTTTGCGCCGTCCGTGGGGAAGCGGATGTAGTCAAACTGTATTTCGTCAAAGCCCCGGTCAATGAGTTCCCCGGCTATGGCGGCGGTGTATTCCCAAACTTCTTCTGAATAGGGATCAACCCAGCGCTCGTCGTAATAAGTTCGGAGTATTTCGTAGGTGGGATCATCTGCGGACAGTATTGCTGTTTCGTAGGAGGAATCCTTGTCCGCCCCGGTTCCCTTGGGCTGGCGTTGGTCGTAGTAACCCACCCAGGGTTTCCGGTTGTGGCTGTCCCAGACGGCGAATTTTCCTCCCTCCTTGCGGGCCAGTTCCGGGTCCTTAAATACTACGATTCGTGCCACGGTGTAGATGCCCCGGTCCTGCATGGTTTTCAGGAATGCGTCGATGTCCACAGGCCGGAACACCCGCCCCTTTTCGGGGATGGCCGGGTTATTGGGGCTGAACCGGAGCCGGCCGTAGTCGTCCTTCATATCAATGACCACCATATCCAGGGCGCTTTCTTCGATCACCTTCAGATAAGGCG from Treponema primitia ZAS-2 includes:
- a CDS encoding metallophosphoesterase family protein, which encodes MRILVVSDIHANLAALEAVLEKTQGDRDEIVCLGDLVGYGPDPRECIARVKEVCALILGGNHDLAAGGAIGLANFADHSRAAIEWTIPRLSPEDREYLSKLPLKTGYRDLLLSHGNPRDPLWGYIFSQYDAETAFSFMESSAVICCFFGHTHVPSFFLESREQGSCLVGYGEPDLIIETHGTSSAASRGEKPQGELREEGPLRELHRNNRVLLNPGSVGFPRNEPDAYSPRRGRYGAARYALFDTESGIWQFKRIEYDMQDTAKRMKQQGLR
- a CDS encoding WecB/TagA/CpsF family glycosyltransferase, which encodes MDLEIPRQVERINMLRVPLDIVPQESLAPTVYKLLFADLPASASAGKLPTAEKGTVKGKNIILLSLWDLLRARGNNEYRSFVETASLIVPISKSLVGGARFLTGKTPFRYMPFDFIINLLTVLENRELSVYLLGAKARILKKAEKNIRQTFPNLRIVGRFVGNFRRQDEASILEAIRKAAPSLLLIGKGVHGEERWIARNSGQLNPGLRLWCSDIFDVFAERKRRPSRRIFEGGFEWIGYCFQHPLRFFRIFPYFYYKILLVIYRLFKKNRN
- a CDS encoding CatB-related O-acetyltransferase, whose protein sequence is MENNELPDPDMIFPIPNLNMLINIKPTIKNKNIIVGDFTYFSGDDFEKQVTHHYEWLNDKLIIGKFCQIAAGVEFIMNGANHQMNCVSTFPFNIFKKWNEIVSPDEIQTKGDTIIGNDVWIGQNSTILPGIKIGDGAIIGTRSVVGRDVEPYTIMAGNPAKIIRKRFGNELIEIMLKLKWWDLPVSEIRKLIPILHNKDIEYVKEELKKALK
- a CDS encoding PspA/IM30 family protein; translation: MGIFSRLKTLISSNVNDIINKAENPEKMLNQLLIDMNTQLIESKKAVAMAIADEKKLERETANQEAQAQDWEKKAMLAVRAGKDDLAREALLRQQEYTNSSAEYRKQWEAQKASVDKLKESLRELQNKIEEASRKKNLLVARAKRAEAQQKIQNTISSVSGNRTAFDAFDRMAQKVDQMEAQADAAKELDDFSADNDLEKKFAELEKSDTSADMMLLELKEKMKALPGSTSE
- a CDS encoding S41 family peptidase; translation: MDYNTELQSGETLQNVPQKNPQKIPVLWFVATLVLCAVFIFVSVPRASAQGEEQDSKKYTSIIQSVFDFIQKRYVEEVDPKVLYEGTMTGMFNALGDPYTAFLPESAMSDLNDTTQGNFGGVGLYISKPTGARPDGKPAYVEVASPIEDTPGARAGISPGDLIVEINDESTDALTMDEVLSRLRGAPGVDVRLLIRRGEKLVFPVTLTRAIIEVPTVKHAMIEKIGYLKLLTFTPMSVDRTREALEDFKNQGYTSFILDLRNNYGGLLHSAVGISDLFLEGGVVVSTKSRISSENAVFTARRGAVVPSNIPIVVLINRGSASASEIVAGALKDRGRAYLVGEKSYGKGSVQQVFPLEKAGFRITTARYYTPSDVNIDKIGIPPDREVLFPEFTNDEAEKLSALITDNKIPAFVEANPDASPARVDTFAKELNTEYMIDLTLLRRLIWNEQTRTAIAPVYDLEYDVQLQEAVNILQNGNFGQLMQTTKTLRELQNEATVEETALAS
- a CDS encoding RsmE family RNA methyltransferase; translated protein: MKQFILNEAPDSGGVVRLSGKDFHYLVRVRRLKEGAVFEALLPPRANPSAEADAGTSRESTGVKVRVLVQSLAGGVLTGECLPVELIDETALPPIILFQALPKGAKLDLIVRQATEGGINEIRPFISDYAVPRGFVEKDEQDKAGRVERWRRIIKEARQQSGSSIATEIEAPCTVEALLEYWGELRKKCERPLGIILHQTPQMSTGPRGSVGPLARDTFHDYLSINPDLVALAVGPEGGFSPDELSRFLAAGFKPLVIGNTILRTETAALYAAAAVRVILLENKTWTLKYPDR
- a CDS encoding YbjN domain-containing protein — its product is MAENKVEQYLIDLMLSYQEADTNVWLIDDEEHALQGVAVALSEPLVILRAVVMDTPKRNQLELFTKLLELNSNDLVHGAYALEGDKIVLIDTLEYDTMDFTEFRASLDAFSLALIQHYPILSKYR
- a CDS encoding STAS domain-containing protein, whose product is MTNNEIIAGFDDEKDESLKIKLQKIAEVEGCLVLYLSGYIDTYNSNYFQKRVAKAIESGFIRLVFQCGGLNYVSSTGIGSFTAFLKSVKPRGGDLVLLEIQPKVYEVFQLLGFSQFFNIKDNLDDSVNFFRSGTTGEQLSLFPKVFSCPICSKKLKALKPGRFRCSECKTILAIDNSGQVFLG
- a CDS encoding RNA methyltransferase codes for the protein MYLSDLVIILCRPSESGNVGAVCRAMMNMGLSRLRLVAPFPLEDEVVRARAVHAEQVWEEAETFDTLSAAAADLSLVIGTTRRRGRHRKSVTLTPEECAAFFRGHPGQAALVFGNERTGLEAEELNFCSLASHIPANEAFPSLNLSHAVQLYAYQFFRLLAPAPGTAPAEFGSGLVDAAPRTFPSQTVKGTWVPLDRTSADTLAKSMTNTLASLGFYKQPGREDQERLFRDLIARAGLSEREGRYLGEIFSKALMLAGKKGNPSSDSS